The stretch of DNA GCTCCAGCAACGACAGCACCAGCGCCGAGAACATGTTCGGTATCCAGGTAAAGTCGAACGGCCCGGTCGGAGGCCGGGTGTACGGGCAAAGCCGCATGGCCGCGTACGCGAACGTGAACGCAGGCGCGTCCCTCTTCTACCTCGCGCAGGTGGATGCCGTGCACGCCGGAAAGACGCTCGAGATCCGACTCTTCGACCCGGGCGACGTCGGCGGTACCGCGACGCTTCGCATCAAGAAGCCAACGCCGACGGGGTACGTGAACGCCACCTTCAACTACACGGCGAACGGCGGCGCCGGCTCACAGAGCGGCACGAACGTGTCGTCGCTCCTCACCGCGAACAGCGGCGCGTCGCAGTACCAGAACGCGTGGGTCACGATCACGATCCCGCTGCCCGCGAACTACGGCGTCGGTGGACTGACGCCGCCGGGGGAGACCGAACCAGGCTGGTGGAAGATCGAATACACGATCACAGCGGCCGGCAACGACACGACGACGTGGGAAGTGAATATCCGCGGCAACCCCGTGCATCTCGTCATCCCTTAGCGCCGCAGAGTCAACTCGAGCGCGACGACTTTCGGTATCGCCTCGTCGCTTGGCTGGATGACGGCTCGCCAGCCGCCTGGGCCAACAGCACTTGTCCGACTTTTGTTCTTGACAGCCCTGCGATGCCGAGTAGTGTTCGCAGCCTGCGCTGGTTACCAGATGTTGTATCTGCCGGGGCGGCGGGGGCGACATCTAGTACGCAAGGGCACTGAGGATGAAGGAGAGGGTCAGGATGAGCTTCCGTCTGCGCACCTTTACAGCGTCCAAGGCGATCGGGGACCCACTCCTTCTTCTACGTGGCGCCAAGCGTGGCGCCAAACGAGCCGTCTCGGTCGCCGCAGCTCACTAGGGGAGTCCAGACATGGCAATCGCAGAGATACCGCAACAGACCGTCCCCGGCGTGGCGTCGGTCGCTCCCGCACCCAAGAAGGGCGTGCGCCTCGAGCGCTATTTCACGCAGGAAGGCGTCCACCCCTATGACGAGGTCGAGTGGGAGCTGCGCGACGCTGTCATCCCCGGCGAGGGCGGGAACGTCTTCGAGCAGCGGGGCGTCGAAGTGCCGAAGTTCTGGTCCGCGACGGCCACGAACGTCGTCGCCTCGAAGTATTTCCGCGGCAAGCTGACCTCGCCGGAGCGCGAGTGGAGCGTGAAGCAGATGGTCGACCGCGTCGTCGACCGCATCACCCGGTGGGGGACCGAGGGCGGCTATTTCCTGAGTGAGGCCGACGCCCAGGTCTTCAACCACGAGCTGAAGTACCTCATGGTCCACCAGCACGCGTCGTTCAACTCGCCGGTGTGGTTCAACATCGGCGTCGAGGGCGTGCCCCAGCAGGCTTCGGCCTGCTTCATCCTGTCGGTCGACGACGACATGCACTCGATCCTCGACTGGTTCAAGAACGAGGGTGTGATCTTCAAGGGCGGCTCGGGTTCCGGGATCAACGTGTCCCGCATCCGCTCGAGCAAAGAGCAGCTCTCCGGCGGCGGCTACGCCTCCGGACCCGTGTCGTTCATGCGCGGCGCCGACTCGGTCGCGGGGTCAATCAAGTCCGGTGGCACGACGCGGCGGGCGGCGAAGATGGTCGTGCTCGACAGCGACCACCCCGACATCCACGACTTCATCTGGTGCAAGGCGAAGGAAGAGAAGAAGGCCTGGGCCCTGGGCGAGATGGGCTACGACATGAGCCTCAACGGCGAGGCGTGGCAGTCCATCCAGTTCCAGAACGCCAACAACTCCGTGCGCGCGACCGATGACTTCATGGAGAGCGCCGTTGCCGGCGAGGCGTGGAACCTCACGGCCCGCACGGACGGGCAGGTGCTCGAGACCGTGCCCGGCCGCGACCTGCTCCGCGAGATCGCGGAAGCCACATGGCAATGCGGCGATCCCGGGATGCAGTTCGACACCACCATCAACGATTGGCACACGACGCCGGTGTCGGGTCGCATCAACGGCTCGAACCCATGCAGCGAGTACATGAGCATCGACGACTCGGCCTGCAACCTCGCCTCACTGAACCTCATGCGCTTCCTGCACGCCGACGGCGAGTTCGATGTGGCGCGCTTCGCGCGCGCCGTCGATGTCGTCTTCACCGCGCAGGAGATCCTCGTCGGCTTCTCCGACTACCCGACGCCTGCGATCACCGTGAACGCGAAGAGCCACCGCCAGCTCGGCATCGGCTACGCGAACCTCGGCGCGCTGCTCATGCAGCGTGGTCTTGCGTACGACTCGAACGAGGGTCGCGCATATGCGGCGTCGATCACTGCGCTCATGACCGGCGAGGCCTACGCGCAGTCGGCGCGGATGGCCGGCGCGGTCGGACCGTACGAGGCATACCCGAAGAACAAGAGCGGTCACGACCGCGTCATGGACAAGCACCGGGCCGCGGCGTACCGGATCATCGCCGACCTCGTACCGCCGACGTTGCTGTCGGCGGCGCGTCAGTCATGGGATGACGCGGTGAGCCTTGGCAAGATCCACGGGTATCGCAACGCACAGGCCTCGGTGCTGGCACCGACCGGCACGATCAGTTTCATGATGGACTGCGATACGACCGGTGTTGAGCCGGACATCGCCCTCGTGAAGTACAAGCGCCTGGTCGGCGGCGGGATGCTGAAGCTCGTCAACGGCACCGTTCCCGCCGCGCTGCGACGCCTCGGCTACACCGAGACCGCCGGCTCCGCGATCACCACGTACATCGAACAGCAGGGCACGATCGAAGGAGCGCCGGGTCTTCGTGACGAGCACCTCGCGGTGTTCGACTGCGCATTCAAGCCACAGAACGGCGAGCGATCGATCAGCCACATGGGTCACATCAAGATGATGGGCGCGGTCCAGCCCTTCATCTCCGGCGCGATCAGCAAGACGGTGAACCTCCCCGAGACAGCGAGCGTCGAGGACGTCGCCGAGGCGTACCTCGAGGCCTGGAAGCACGGCGTGAAGGCGATCGCGATCTATCGCGACGGCAGCAAGAAGGTCCAGCCGCTCTCTGTGAATGCCGACGCGAGCAACACCAAGACCGCCGCGGCCCCGGCGGTGGTGACGATCGAGAAGATCGTCGAGGTCAACCGGCCGCAGCGGCGCCGGCTCGCCGACACGCGCGACTCGGTCACACACAAGTTCTCCATCGAGGGCCATGAGGGCTACATCACCGTCGGCAAGTTCGAGGACGGCACGCCCGGCGAGCTGTTCGTGACGATGGCGAAAGAGGGCTCGACGCTCTCCGGGATGATGGACGCCTTCGCGACGAGCGTGTCGCTGCTCTTCCAGTACGGCGTTCCGCTCTCGCACCTCGTCGAGAAGTTCGGCTACATGCGCTTCGAACCGTCAGGCTGGACGGGGAACCCCGAGATCGGGATGGCCAAGTCGATCGTGGACTACGTGTTCCGCTGGCTCGGTCACCGCTTCCTCTCGGCCGACGAGAAGAGCTACATGGGCCTGACACGCACGACGGAGATCGTGGCCGACCCAGCGGCGGAACAGCAGCGTCTCGAGCACGCCGTCTCGATCACGCCGCCGCCGATCACCGAGAACTTCACTATCGCGAGTCCGTCCCCCGTGCACGCGTCACCCGTCCAGGGGATGCGACTCAACTCGACACCCGATGCGCCGCCGTGCCTTCGCTGTGGCTGGCTCACCGTGCGCAACGGCACCTGCCACAAATGCGAGAACTGCGGGGAAACGACCGGGTGCTCATAACTCCCTAGACAGGCTCTGGCCGGCCCGCCCGCTGGCCAGTCCGCCTCGATGGCCCGGCACTCCCTGCTCCCCTGGGGTGCCGGGCCTTCTTTTTGCGTATTTGTCACGCAACTGTCATCTGGACCACAAATTGCGTACGAGTTCTTGGTTACAAATCTGACGCGGATTGAAAGGAACGATGGGACGCTTTCGTTCGTCTCAGATGCAGTGCTCAGAATGATTGGCGCGGTGCAGGTGGGCACCCGATGGGGAGGCCGTTCCGCATGGCAGTAGCGACCCGGGAAGGCGAGCGCGGCGAACGACGCAGCCGGGGTCTCTCCCTGAAGTTCGTTGTCTTCCCTCTTACCGTCATCGCCGCCGCGGTGGCGATCATGTTCGCGGCGCCGCTCATCTACGCCGAACGCGCGCTGCCCGGTGTGGCGATCGCGGGCGTACAGGTCGGCTCGCTCGATAGCGCAGCGATCGAGGAGCGCCTCGACCGCGAGCTCACGCAGCCGTGGTCCGCGCGAGCCGTCGTTGCTGTGTATGACGGGCAGACCTGGCGTACGACGAACGGTGACCTCGCCGTCTCGCCCGACGTCGACACTGCCGTCGCGGCTGCCCTCGCGTATGGCAAGGACGGGACGCCGCTCGAGCGCGCCAGCGCCTGGATCGACGCCATCCGTGGACAGGCCCAGATACCGCTCACGCTGCGCGCCCAGGGAAGCGCTCTCGACGGCTGGGTCGCGAGCCTGGGGACCGCGATCGACCGGCGCGCTGTCTCCGGAGAGATCGCGCTATCGGCGAAGGGCCTGACCCTGACCGAGCCGGTCCTCGGCCGCGAGCTCGACCGTGTCTCGGCCACCGCGTCGGTGCTGGCCGCGCCAACGCTCGACGACCGCGAGATCGACCTGCACGTTCGCGCGATCTACCCGGCGGTGGACGAGTCCGGCTATCGCGACGCGGTTACCCGCGCGACCGCGGTCATCACGCCTCTCGAGGTGACGGTCGAGGATCGACGCATCGCCGAGGACACCGTCGCTCTCACGACGCTGCTCTCGATCGACCGCGTCGCCGCGCGACCCAACGAGCTGCCCGCGCTCCCCGTCGACGCGATCGCTCCCGCGACGCGCTACCGCTACGTCGTGTCCCTGAAGCAGGATCGGCTGACGGATTGGGTGACCGCCGTCGCGGCGAAGCTCGATCGCCCAGCGGTCAGCGCGAAGTTCGCCGTGAACCCCGACGGCATCCCGTCGATCGTCGCCGGCGCGACCGGGATCCGCGTCGCGCAGGACAAGCTCATCGCGCAGCTCAGTACCGACCTGCTGCGGCCGGCCGTCGGGCCGCGCAACGTCGCGGCGCCCGCGGCGGTCGAGACGCCGCCGTTCTCGACGGAGCAGGCGAATGCGTGGCTGCCGAAGATCTCGCGCACATCGGAGTTCACGACCTACTACCCGCCGAGCGCGGCCCGCCACGCGAACATCTCGACCGGATCGTCGCAGTTCGACGGCGTGGTCGTCCTGCCGGGCCAGACCTTCTCGTTCTGGGAGCTGCTCGGCCCGGTCACCGTTGAGCGCGGCTACGCGTTCGCCGGCGCGATCATCAACAACCGCTCCGACGAGAACGTCATCGGTGGCGGCCTCTGCCAGGTCTCGACGACGATGTTCAACGCCGTCTCGAGGCTGGGCTACGAGATCGTCGAGCGGCACGCCCACGGTTATTACATCGATCGGTATCCGATCGGCCTCGACGCGGCGGTGTTCGAGCCGGGCGTCGACTTCAAGTGGAAGAACGACACCGACGCGCCGGTCTTCCTGTGGTCGTGGAACGACGCGACGAGCCTCACGTTCGACGTGTGGAGCGTGCCGACGGGTCGAACGGTGACCTTCAGCGCCGCGGCGCAGAGTCGATTCGTCGATGTTCCCG from Candidatus Limnocylindria bacterium encodes:
- a CDS encoding VanW family protein; translation: MAVATREGERGERRSRGLSLKFVVFPLTVIAAAVAIMFAAPLIYAERALPGVAIAGVQVGSLDSAAIEERLDRELTQPWSARAVVAVYDGQTWRTTNGDLAVSPDVDTAVAAALAYGKDGTPLERASAWIDAIRGQAQIPLTLRAQGSALDGWVASLGTAIDRRAVSGEIALSAKGLTLTEPVLGRELDRVSATASVLAAPTLDDREIDLHVRAIYPAVDESGYRDAVTRATAVITPLEVTVEDRRIAEDTVALTTLLSIDRVAARPNELPALPVDAIAPATRYRYVVSLKQDRLTDWVTAVAAKLDRPAVSAKFAVNPDGIPSIVAGATGIRVAQDKLIAQLSTDLLRPAVGPRNVAAPAAVETPPFSTEQANAWLPKISRTSEFTTYYPPSAARHANISTGSSQFDGVVVLPGQTFSFWELLGPVTVERGYAFAGAIINNRSDENVIGGGLCQVSTTMFNAVSRLGYEIVERHAHGYYIDRYPIGLDAAVFEPGVDFKWKNDTDAPVFLWSWNDATSLTFDVWSVPTGRTVTFSAAAQSRFVDVPADQPADPAFIPGSKVMGRDVLRTRTVIADGKVLHQDTFFSRYVPVWGGPALAPATPAP
- a CDS encoding vitamin B12-dependent ribonucleotide reductase produces the protein MAIAEIPQQTVPGVASVAPAPKKGVRLERYFTQEGVHPYDEVEWELRDAVIPGEGGNVFEQRGVEVPKFWSATATNVVASKYFRGKLTSPEREWSVKQMVDRVVDRITRWGTEGGYFLSEADAQVFNHELKYLMVHQHASFNSPVWFNIGVEGVPQQASACFILSVDDDMHSILDWFKNEGVIFKGGSGSGINVSRIRSSKEQLSGGGYASGPVSFMRGADSVAGSIKSGGTTRRAAKMVVLDSDHPDIHDFIWCKAKEEKKAWALGEMGYDMSLNGEAWQSIQFQNANNSVRATDDFMESAVAGEAWNLTARTDGQVLETVPGRDLLREIAEATWQCGDPGMQFDTTINDWHTTPVSGRINGSNPCSEYMSIDDSACNLASLNLMRFLHADGEFDVARFARAVDVVFTAQEILVGFSDYPTPAITVNAKSHRQLGIGYANLGALLMQRGLAYDSNEGRAYAASITALMTGEAYAQSARMAGAVGPYEAYPKNKSGHDRVMDKHRAAAYRIIADLVPPTLLSAARQSWDDAVSLGKIHGYRNAQASVLAPTGTISFMMDCDTTGVEPDIALVKYKRLVGGGMLKLVNGTVPAALRRLGYTETAGSAITTYIEQQGTIEGAPGLRDEHLAVFDCAFKPQNGERSISHMGHIKMMGAVQPFISGAISKTVNLPETASVEDVAEAYLEAWKHGVKAIAIYRDGSKKVQPLSVNADASNTKTAAAPAVVTIEKIVEVNRPQRRRLADTRDSVTHKFSIEGHEGYITVGKFEDGTPGELFVTMAKEGSTLSGMMDAFATSVSLLFQYGVPLSHLVEKFGYMRFEPSGWTGNPEIGMAKSIVDYVFRWLGHRFLSADEKSYMGLTRTTEIVADPAAEQQRLEHAVSITPPPITENFTIASPSPVHASPVQGMRLNSTPDAPPCLRCGWLTVRNGTCHKCENCGETTGCS